The genomic region GAACCGCGCCTTTGTCCCGGCCTACGACTTTACCCAAGCCTTCGATACCACCGGGATCGACTACATGTCCTGGCCGGAGCTGCATGAATTCATCAGCGCGCGGGTGCCGCAGATCGTTGCCCAGGTGCGCGCCGACCAGCCGCTGATCAAGGCCGTGCTGCTCGACAGTGGCGATACTCTGGTTGACGAAGCTTCGGAAATCCGGGACCAGGACGATCATGTGATCGTTGCCGATCTGATCCCCGGTGCCAGGGAAATGGTCGAGACGCTCGCGGCCCAGGGTTACCGGATCGCGCTGGTGGCTGACGGGCGCGTCAAGAGCTTTGCCAATATCCTGGGCGGTCATGGCGTTTCCCAGCACTTTGAGGCGGAAATCATTTCCGAGGCCGAAGGATGCGAGAAGCCGGCGGCGCGGATGTTCGAAGCGGCGCTGGCCGCTCTTGGATTGACGCGCGAGGATGCCGCTTCCGTCGTCATGGTGGGCAATCATCTGGGGCGCGATATCAAGGGCGCCAACGCCATGGGGATTGTCTCGATCTGGCAGGATTGGTCGCCGCGCCGCCACAAGGTCCCGGTCGATGCGACCGAGCAGCCCCAATATACGATCAAGTCGCCGGGCGAGTTGCCCGTTCTGCTGGCCGAAATCGAATGCGCCATGGGGCGGCGGGCGCTCAATCCGAAAATGGCTTTTATGGAGAGCGAGGCATCGGCGGCCGAATAGCGGACGGGAAATTTCTCAAGGGGCGCCTCGGCGTCCCCGTTTTAGCGGCGGACGCATCAGGAAACCTGCCAAGGTTGGCGGCTGACAAATCGGATCGATTGCGCTACAGCACGCCTGCAAGCGGCCCCGTAGCTCAGCTGGATAGAGCAGTAGCCTTCTAAGCTATTGGTCGCAGGTTCGAATCCTGCCGGGGTCGCCAGCTCGCTTCTCATGGCCTGAATGGGCGTTTGCGCGGGAAGGCCTTGACTTTGAAGGCGCAAGCGACGATATGCTGCTTCGTGCCGTGCGCTGCCGCGTGAGCAGCCGCGCCGCCCGGAAGGGGCGGACCATCTAGCCGGCATGAATTCTCCCACAAGTTCCCAGATCACGCGGGGTTCTGACGGGGCTGACGCTCGAGAGACAATGTGGTTTCTCCGAGTTTGGGCGGCCCTGCAACCGCTTCGGCATACGTCCGCGTTCCATCGGGGCGCACGGCGATGTGTCGCATTTTTATCCGGTATCCCGGTGGGGGTGCCGGAAAGGATATCATTTGACCGACTTTCAGGCCCTCGGCCTTAATTCACATCTTCTTAAAACCCTCGGCATTCTGGGGTTCACCGAACCGACGCCGATCCAGGCCAAGGCGATCCCTCTGGCACTGGACGGGCGCGACATCATGGGGCTGGCCCAGACAGGGACCGGCAAGACGGCAGCGTTCGGGCTGCCGCTGATCCAACACCTGGCTGCCCAGCCCGGCAAGCCGGCGCCCAAGACCTGCAAGGCACTGATCCTGGCGCCGACACGCGAACTGGTGAACCAGATCGCCACCAATCTGCGCGCCTTCGCCAAGGGTGGACCGATCAAGGTCAACGCAGTTGTCGGCGGCGTTTCGATCGGCGCCCAGATCAAGGCAATGTCGCATGGCAGCGATATCGCGGTCGCAACGCCAGGACGGCTGCTCGACCTGGTCAAACGCCAGGCGATCCGGCTCGATTCGGCAAAGCATCTCGTCCTCGACGAAGCCGATCAGATGCTCGATCTTGGCTTTATCCATGCCCTGCGTGAGATTTCGCGCCTCGTGGGGCAGCCGCGTCAGACCATGTTGTTTTCGGCAACCATGCCCAAGCAGATGAGCGAGATCGCGTCCGCCTATCTCACCGATCCGGTCCGCGTCCAAGTGACGCCTCCG from Pelagibacterium sp. 26DY04 harbors:
- a CDS encoding HAD family hydrolase; the encoded protein is MAYDARAAVTVLPTQSDLDLARRVAPVIRFAANEPFLPSKVGITVLDRPGISPSAPLDITFEPGVAKVIEYAIWWDWDIQHLYELEHVWLKLDENDQVIGVDASAHGKLYPMRRADGELPVEEGRVTLYSEPGKHAFHPAAEPIIERRDWLTACCTSMTSAGHVLINAMFREVFADITTSDHRAIRRYLQNRAFVPAYDFTQAFDTTGIDYMSWPELHEFISARVPQIVAQVRADQPLIKAVLLDSGDTLVDEASEIRDQDDHVIVADLIPGAREMVETLAAQGYRIALVADGRVKSFANILGGHGVSQHFEAEIISEAEGCEKPAARMFEAALAALGLTREDAASVVMVGNHLGRDIKGANAMGIVSIWQDWSPRRHKVPVDATEQPQYTIKSPGELPVLLAEIECAMGRRALNPKMAFMESEASAAE